The region ATGTAGGATGTCAATTCAGGTCTAAGAATACAATGGGTGATGATCAGGTCGCGAAATAAGGGAGTGCAATAGAACAACAAAGCTTCCAAGGCCAAGAAAGCACTCAACGTAGTGACGAGGAGTTATCTCTAGTCACGACAATGTGACGATTATGGAACACATTCACGGTGGCGACATCATGACAAGGATTCTTTTCACGTCACGACGACGCAACAATGGCAAGTCAAAATGGAGCTAAATTTTTAGACAGATCTCTTGGGATATTTGATATTTGGACCCTAGCATTTATCAATGGTCACCAAGTAGCCCGTTGCCTATATAAGCAACCTTAGGGTCACCGAAATAAGGGGTTAGACATTAGACCTAGACTTAGAtagttttattttacttagtttttatttagttttatttttatgttcgtGTAGTCAAAATTTTTCATGTTCCGATATGAAAACCATCGCGAGCAGAGATTGCTCCGGAGTCGTGCCTATATTTATTCAAGAGGTTTCTTCCATTTTCCTTGttcttttattcatattttcattAGCCTGATCAACtgatgtttatatgaatattagAATAAGTTTTGTGTATTTTATATCTAGCATGTTTCGGTTATGGAAATGTTTAAttgattaagtaatttaatgaGTGGATATGTGTGTAGTTAGCGGATTCACAAGGGTTTCTCAGACAAATTAGTTGGTATAATTTTATGTGTGCTTAGACCCTAAGATTTACAACCCTAGGAAATAATATAAGTAAACGGATCGAGAAACGAGGTTACCGAGTAAATCGTGTATTTATCCCGGTCAAGCAAGTGAAGTTGAAAGATAAGCGTGTACTAATTGATTAGTTAGGCAATAGAGTCCGAGAGGTAATATTGTCTAGTTAACAATTAATTCGTCGTTAAAACATGAGTTCTCCTGCTAATTACAACCACTAAAGCAAGTTAATCTTTTACCTAATAGTCAACCATAGGCTAAAGCTTGCATCGTTGACACTAGGAAAAGGAAATTTCATTAGATTATTTTAGGttaatcaatttaattagtttaattaatgttttaattctgCATCAACACTATTAATTTGTaacttaattatatttaaaattatttttagtaatttatttaataataaatttttccaATCCGCAAtccattgggtacgatccttagaATACTTTCCAAGTGTTCGTTGtaaaaaaactatattacaatttgatccGAATATAAATTAATCgtaatacttttttaaaaatttttcattttaaatattcaacataagatttgaataataatttttaaaaggattgAATTTATATAACATCAATAATTTCGAGATTTGAAATATAACTTTTGAAAATACTGCAATTAACTCTTATATATAACACACAATACCTAATTTTCCAATGTAGATGGAAAATAAAAAGTGAGAAACAATGTTTACTTTGGGATTGTTTTTAACGATTGAATTTAAATGTTGAACATTACGTAAAACTTTCGAACGAATCACAAACTAAATGCCAGTCTTGAGCGGTCAGTCGTCGATTTTCGGTCATGAAAACTTTGATTACGGGTAACGGGGTGGAGATGAGCCACTTTCTTAGGCAACAACCTGTCCCGACACCCAATATAACACCATCTGATGAAGACCTTACATGTTTTGTTTTCTCCATTTCCTTAATCATCCTCTTCCACTCCTTCAAACCTATTGATGTCGATGGGGATGACGAGTATGTAGAACCACAAATGAATAGATTCTCGTAGGATATACCATACTAGAATGTGATCTCCTCACACATTTTGGTATACGATTCTCTTAGAATAGATTATGGAAGCCCATCGCAGAGATGCCACTCATGGCCGGGACATCTGAAGACCAAAGAACCGATGTGTCGATGTTTATAACCCCTTGGAACTTATCAAAAGGTCAGCGGACTTGTGTTGCacttaggggtgagcattcgatcgaatcgaatcgaatgaaaaaatttcgagttaatcgagttaacgaatcatattttataatcctaatttgatttgaaattttcttgaatCGAGTTGAGTAAGATgaaattcaaatcaaatcgaatatatttgtttgagttaaattttaaaaaatattttttggtccTTGTAACCACTATGACCCACCGTAATAAattttgtccaccttaatcaatttttttattaactttcatcacctcataatttatttattaatcttttatatacgggttagcttctttgcttgcttattatttcaattatctttagatccttgtcactatgtattttggaattaaaaaatatattaaatgtaaaaatgtgattttttaataaaagtattttaaagataaaatgtgaaattgataccaatataaaattttaacacgaatattttatggcatcattaataattaaattttaatataaatattcaatatgactaaacaattcaataatataaataatacaaaatgtgaaatttaatttaataatataaatagtagatataaataaaattattactatttatgtttagggaaattgtttttataattttgatttttatttgggAGTAAAGAGTGAGAAATAAAAGTTTagggagaaaataaaaaattttggggagtaaaaatttgaggaaaagtaaatagggaagagtaaaattttgaaaggaaaatattaaaaaaattgagggGGGGATTGATTTACGGTAGGTGGGGGGAATGAGAAGgcagtaaaagttttagggggaaaGTGAGAGTGAGTaaaattttttgagaaaaaaaagttcTAAGGGTTATAGGGAGTAAAATTAGGAGGAAAAGTAAATGAGAGAGttaaattttagtgaaaaatggATTTTGGATAGATGGGAGGTTAAGATGAGaagggagtaaaaattttaggTGAAATTAAGAAGGAGtaaaaattttgagagaaaagtaaaaaggtttaggagtttggggtaaaaatataaaatattatagtttgatattcaaactattcgagttattcgaattcaaaaactcaactcgattcgaattcgaaattcaaaaaaaattcaagttgactcgaataactcgattcgtttaactcgaaattttttttttgaatcaaatcgAATTTTGTTCAACCCTAACTGCACTGAAACAAGAAACCCTTATAGCGATATAAGATGAGCCGTCTCGAAAAAGGTTACCAACAAGCAATCTAACAATTCTAACAAAGGTATCGGAAGACACCGTCGACGAATATCTCAATTGAAATGCGGAAGGTTTCGCTGTAAAGAAACTTTGGTGAAACCTTGAAGAGGAACTTATCGTTCCATGTTGGGTTTTCACTGCCGACACAACAATGCAAGAACAGAGCTTGACAGAGGAATCAATCCAAGCGACAACATAAGTTTTCATGTGACGGAAGGTCGTTGTTTTCTTAAACCCTTGTGCAAAGATGAAGGTTATTTCTAGAATGTAATTGTACTTCGTATCTCAGCCTAAGCCTacctctctctctttctttcttttttgttctttcttttccattctaGTTTCAGGAGCTTCAATTTTGAtcaagaaaagaaggaaaggaaaaagaaacctTTCGGTTAAGAGACATCTTGAAGGAAGGGGTATTGCCGGCAAGAACAAGCCAACAACGGAGATAAATTGATAAGAAATGGTCAAGGCAATGGAGAGAGAGAGAATTGAGTGGCATTTATTTGTAATCTCTAGTTTAGTATTAAAGGGAGATGATTCTTATTGTGAGCCTTGTGGCTGAAAATATTAAGCTGTTTGGATAGGTTGAAATTTACTTGAAAAATGTGAAATCTCAACGAAACACCAGTAGTAACGAAAGAGAAAAAgcaacctttttattgattttatttcaacataaacataacattaaacCTCACGACCCAATCAACATTAACCTCACATTGCAACTTCATTAGCCTTCCTTTTGATTTTCCCATGCTTGTAATAAGAAGGTGCATACCTTACTTTTCTGTACCCTGCTTTGCTTGACATTTTGGTCTTACCCAACTTTTCTTCAAGCTCCTTCACTCTTTCAGTCAAGTTGGATATGACAGTGAGTTGATCTTTTCCAGCTTCCATGAGTTTCTCCATCATCTCGTTCAATTTCTTGTTCTCTTCAACCACCTTATTATCTTCTCCAATCTTCGCTACATTTGGTTTCCAAGGAGCATCGGCTTGAAGCAGAATGTTCATTTCCTTTTCCAGCTTTgcttcttccttctcttcacttCCTACCGGCTGCTCTGCAGCTTTCATCTCCTCAAACAATACTAGTTTCTCCTGAGTTGCTTCGCTTCCTGCTTCTGATTCCGATGATGCCATATGATCAACAGGAATCACACCTGAATCATCCTCATGTCGTTGCAGGTCCTCATTATTTTCTTCACCTATTGTTGAGTGGATTTCCTCCGGTTTAAAGAACATTGTGCATTTGTTGTCATCATCGTCCACCTCCTCCTGGCTgatctctacttctttctcaTCCTGTACACCGTTGTTTGATTTTGCTTCAAGTAAATGCTCATCAATTACTCCAGCTGGCAACTCTTTGAACGAGTCGATCTCTTTCTCATCCTCTACACCGTTGTTTGGTTCTGCTTCAAGTAAATGCTCATCAATTACTCCAGCTGGCAACTCTTTGAACAAGTCGATCTCTGGTTCTGCTTCAAGTAAATGCTCATCAATTACTCCAGCTGGCAACTCTTTGAACAAGTCGATCTCTTTCTCATCCTCTACACCATTGTTTGGTTCTGCTTCAAGTAAATGCTCATCAATTTTGGAAATGGCTAGTTCCTCATCAATTACTCCAACTGGCAACACTTCTAATAAGTTAATCTCTTGGTCTTTCTGTGTGCACTGCAAATTCTCTGCTTCGTCCGGCGAAGAAGTATTGATTGGCAAATTAGATTCTTTCTCACCATTGTTATTTCCAATCTCCTTTTCAAGTTCACCAACGGCATCCACTTGATCAGCTTTTGGCAATGACCGCAGTTTATCATCTTCTGAGTTAATATCCACTAGAATCTGATCATTCACTTCCACCACCCCGGGTTTTTCCTCTTTAGTTAGATCATTCACTTCCATGACATCATCGGCGTTGAACTTGTGCTCGGGAATAGATGACAAGTGAATCACATACCCAAGGTTGGTTGATTGACCTCCATCTTCTATTCTTGGTGTTCTATGACTTGCTTCCATACTATTATTCTCTGTTTTCCCATCTATGCCTTGTTCAACAAAAGGAAGCTCTGTGATCTCACCATCCTTGCTATCCACCATATGTGTAATGCATTGCTGATCTAACGCTGTAATGTCGTTTGCATTTTCCGTCGACTCCTCCAAAGCAGCTGATGCATTTTCACTCTCCTTTTCCATGCTGATATTTTCAGACACTTGACCACTAGGACAATCAGCAGATTCAGTAGTGCCCAAATCCTCGGCCTTTTCTTCAGTCCACCTTCTTGTTAGAGAATCAAGCTTTTCTTGTAGAGTCACAAGCTCCTTGACTAATGATTTCCTTAAATCTCGCACACTTGAGTGCAAACCCTGAACCACGAACATAAACCAAGATTGAATAAGCATCCTCACTGGAACTCTCATCTCTGAATAACTGCATGTCTTGATAACCAAATAATTACTAATAACAAATAGAAATTCATTTCTAATACATCAAATTAGGTAGATAATAGTGGCAAAAGATATGTTGTGTGCCCAAGAAACATAACAGATAAGTTTCCGAGATGATGTTAATCGGCGATATACATACCTGAATAGAATCCAGTCTTAGAAGAAGAGTCATAATTTTTTCTCCTGCTAGCAGTCTCAGCTTATCATCTTTGTTGTGATCAGTGGAAGACTCAAGAGACTGAATATGATTTCTGACCTCATTGACTTTCTCACGAACATCAGCTATTTGCTTCAGTTTTTTCAATGGTTCCCATTTTCTCACCTCAAATGCTCGAAAGGCAGATTGGATGAGCTTCGCTGCTTCGTCATCTGACATTCTTCCTACTTCTGTTTTGCATTGATCGCGAGCCACTTCAACACTGTCAGCTTCTTTCTCAGCTCCCATGACTTCCTcaaaacttgtttttgtttcctCTTCTGTTTTATTCTCATGATTATCTTCTTTAGTTTTTTCCACTGTAGGCTGCTCTGACACTTCTTGAGAGTCTCCTAGAACTTGAGCTTGATTCGTACTGATATTTTCTCTAGCCTTGTTCTCCTTGTTCTCCTCGGGCCTTTCTGCGATCACTGGAATTTCTTTTATCTTCTTTTCCACAAGTTCCACACTATCAAGGCTACCACTGGTATTCTGTGTATTTACTGCAGAGTCTTCTTTTCTGCCTGGTGCCGCAGAGGCCTTTATCAATGTGTCTTCTGGTTGTCCTTTACGAGGGCTAGGAGACCTTGAACTGCCATTGCCATTTTTCTTCTTTGGAAGAGGATCAACTCTAAGACAAACAGGAGAAAACTTTGATGTTTTCGAAGGAGATGGAGATTTTCTTTTTGCAACGGTCCCAAGTTCATTCTTTGTTGTGTCTTCAGCACGCTTCACACGTACATCCTTTACATCCTTCCCTTTCTTTTCAGTCCCTTCAAACTTGCCTTCCTTCACTTCAATAGGAACACATTTttgactagtggttttccccctTGTCTCAGCAGCATTCTTATTCTGAGAAATCTCCTTGTCTGATTCAGGCTTGTCCAATATAACATCATTGACAGAAGATTCTCCTGGGATGAACTCAACTTTGACTGGAGCTTGTTTCAAATTATCTGAAGCAGTTATCATCCTTCGTTTATCTCGATTTTCATCCTCTTGTTTCCTATCAGAATTTGGTAACCAAAAGATAGGAACTGGGAATTGCGTCATGTTGTCTTGATTATGTTGGTTTCGAGATTGTTTCTCCCCTTCTCCCTGCATCAAAGATTTCCAACCATTCATGTCAAGTGGAAACCAGTCGTTCCGAACTCTCGGCTCCTGTTCAGTCGATTTTAGGCTTTTTGAGGGCCTTGCACAAGGCACCTTATCCGAGTCACTCACCTCCATCCTATCATTATGTTTCCCATGCTCCTTACTTTTCATGTACTCAGGTGGAAACCACATAATTGGATATGGGAAACTACTTGGTCGAATTGGAGCCTCTGAATCACCTTCCTTTTTCTTAGCATCGTTCTCCTGCTCTTCAGTCTTTAAACTTGTATCATTTTTCTGGTTGTGAAGATGGTTAGGACAGCCACAGCAATGGTAGTTGGTGCGCGGATCCTTGTCGTATTCATATCGAGGTTGTTGGTTTAAGTAATGTGGAGGGGTATAACAAAGAGGATAAGGTTCAGGAAATGCAGGATAATTTGGATAGTGGTGAAATGCTGGTGATGGTGCAAAATGAGGGAAAGAAGGTCTGAAACTATAGTAACCAGGGAAATCGCCATGATTGCAGCAGCCATAGTAAGGAACAGGAGGGTACCTACTGCAATTGCCGCTACAAGGCCAAGATTCATACATCAAGGGAGACTTGGACGGGTCCGCCTTGAAATGAGGCGGAACAGCCTCGAAACCAGGGAAATAATGTGGAGGATAAGGCGCTTGATTTCTCAGGTGAGGATTTGAGTCCATGTAGCCGGAAACAGGCATCATTTTTTGTTGAAAAGATTGAGACCTGGTAATATAGGTTGCTCAAAGGAACACTACAAAAGCAAAATGAGCGGATATCCTCAGATACAAAAGCAAGCGAcaaaataaatgttaaaagaCCGCACAGAGGAAATTTATATCCTCCGAGAAAATCAATTACccgaacaaaaataaaaatttatatcacACTATGAACAGAAACCACATTCAAATCTCAAAACATGAAATATCTGCATAACGGAGTATCGGGACATGTAAAAAACATATAATACCGACtccataaataaaatatacaagccCCTGAgaacttaaaaattattattaatttaccaTACCATACTACTGGCTATTGCAGCAAGAAAAGAAAGACATAAATACGCATATGTACAAATATGGCTTAAACATAGGAAAATGCCATTGCCAACAATCCACCGACTCCAGACAAGTTCATACATTCTAACATCCTTAAAAACTCAACATACAGTAAGCCCAGAAAACATATTCATCTTacgcataaaaataaataaagcaaaggGAAGGGAAAAGAGATACTTACAGCTGAAATTTGATCGGGAAACAAAGACTGAAGAActgttggagctaagtgcaacaaatagcaaggttcaacaaaaagcttgccgagcaagaatcgagacttgcggcagaaacaaagaagaaaaatgaaataaattttaagcaaagctaaaatagagagtatatggatgaaatcttgattgaattcattcatgtttttttaaaatggcataaagcctatttattacaacttgacaacttagttggaatacaactaagtttcatcattacatccacttaaaataaatcaccacctactacactaacaaacttagttggaatacaactaagttacatcattacatccacttaaaataaatcaccacctactacactaacaaacttagttggaatacaactaagttacatcattacatccaaataataataataataataataataaaacatgtgattgctacatgctaaccattgcttcaatactcctccttggtttgcatggagcaaacacctagcttccttcttagacattcgaaccttgtgacattaagggctttagtcaaaatgtctgcaagttgatcctcagaattacaatggatcagcttcacttcctgagcttgctccatttctcgaacaacatgcaacttgatgctgaaatgctttgttcttccatggaacactggatttttagcaattgcaactgaagattggttgtcacagaagatctcagtagcttccttttgatgcactttcaaatcagctaagattttccttagccaaatggcttggttgacagcacttgcagctgccacatattctgcttcagcagtagattgagccaccagactttgcttcttcgagctccagcaaaacatggctgaaccaaggttgaaagcataccctgaggtgcttttcatgtcatctatcgagccagcccagtcactatcagtgtagccaaccagcttcagatttccttccttgctgtactttaaaccatagctcaaagtgcctttgacatatctaagcactctcttagcagcttgtaaatgctttttattacaacaatgcaagaaccttgagagcaatcctacagcatacattatgtctggtctagtggcagttaaatataacagacaaccaactagacttctgtaggttgtttcacaaaccttctcaaaatcaccttggctcgatagtttttctccaacagcaacaggtgttttagttgctttactgttttgcatggagaacttggtcaaaatctttgtggcaaagtttctctgacttagaaatatcccattttgtgcttgagtcacctccattccaaggaaataagacatttcccctagatcagacatttcaaatacttcttgcatcttggtcttgaaatcgaccagcactgctcgatctcctcctgtcaccagcaggtcatcaacatatagggatacaatgagctgtgtttgtgtcccttgcttcttgacatacagtgttggctcactcttgcttcgatcgaatcccaaattagtcaagtagccatcgattctgctgtaccaggcccttggagcctgttttaagccatatagggccttcttcagtttgtagaccatatgctctctgccagctatctcaaacccttgtggttgttcaacatagatctcttcatctaagaaaccattcagaaaggctgatttcacatcgagttgatggatcttccactcgagctgtgctgctaaggcaatcagtaatctgatggtgtctagcctggccactggtgcaaaggtctccaggtagtccaggccatacctctgactgaaccccttgacaactagccttgctttcagtttgttcaaggtaccatcagcattttgcttggctttgtacacccatttcaccccaattatcttccttttgactggcctttcaactaattcccaggtctggttcttctcaatcatgctaatctcctcagccattgcctgcttccactcttgctgagcttcagcctcttcaaaattgcttggttcagctatggctacatgagctctttcataaatctcagtcaatggtcttgttcctctaactggttcatcatcaatgtccatttcaggaacattttgatctggctcagcttgatctgctgcaagtccttctgaaactttctcaggttcatgtttttcccagttccaacatgacttttcatcaaataccacatccctactgactgacactttctttgttgaaggatccaagatcctatagcccttcttaacagtgctgtagcccaccaaaataccaggtcgagccctttcagacaatttgtcccttttgacagcaggtacatgagcataacagatgcatccaaagaccttcagatgagccagtgatggcttgaatccaaaccaggcttcgaatggagtcttctgatccaaggccttggttggaagcctattttgaatgtagtttgcagtgttaactgcctctgcccatagtgctttaggcagattcttctgaatcatcaagcacctggccatatccatcaaactcctattcttcctttcacttacaccattttgctgaggtgtatatgtgttggtaagttgatgtttgatgcctgccttatcacagaaggcttggaactgagctgaggtgtactcagtcccattatcagaccttatggacttcagcttgcaacctgtttcagtctcagcagcagtcttgaacttccaaaacactgaggccgcctctgatttctgttttaggaagtaaagccagcaatatcttgaaaaatcatcaatgaacagtatgaagtacctgtttccacttaatgactcagtcctcatagggccacacacatcagtgtgcaccagttggagtttttcagaggctctccaggcttgatttgagggaaatgggagtctggcctgctttcctagctgacacacttcacacacatcatcatgatccactgagttgatgaagttttcagccaagtcctctctgaccattcgagccatcgatctgaagttggcatgtcccagtctttgatgccaaagcttggattcatctgatgtgactgtgtaggcaatgtttgactccctggtccagtcaactacaaagctcttattagccataggaactaccatcagcttggatccacttggatcattgatttgacattggttgtctttgaacacaacagaataacctttctccagcaactgagctatgctgagcaggtttctgtcaatttcaggcaccaaaagcacatttgaaatcactttggcacctgtgggggtgcatatcagcacatcacccttgccttcagcttgaataaaatgtccatttcctatcttgactttagttctgcagcttttgtctaaagacttgaagattgcagcatcaggtgtcatgtggttggtgcatccactgtctagaagccaaccagatgagaacttttctt is a window of Gossypium hirsutum isolate 1008001.06 chromosome D08, Gossypium_hirsutum_v2.1, whole genome shotgun sequence DNA encoding:
- the LOC107900928 gene encoding BAG family molecular chaperone regulator 6 isoform X2 → MMPVSGYMDSNPHLRNQAPYPPHYFPGFEAVPPHFKADPSKSPLMYESWPCSGNCSRYPPVPYYGCCNHGDFPGYYSFRPSFPHFAPSPAFHHYPNYPAFPEPYPLCYTPPHYLNQQPRYEYDKDPRTNYHCCGCPNHLHNQKNDTSLKTEEQENDAKKKEGDSEAPIRPSSFPYPIMWFPPEYMKSKEHGKHNDRMEVSDSDKVPCARPSKSLKSTEQEPRVRNDWFPLDMNGWKSLMQGEGEKQSRNQHNQDNMTQFPVPIFWLPNSDRKQEDENRDKRRMITASDNLKQAPVKVEFIPGESSVNDVILDKPESDKEISQNKNAAETRGKTTSQKCVPIEVKEGKFEGTEKKGKDVKDVRVKRAEDTTKNELGTVAKRKSPSPSKTSKFSPVCLRVDPLPKKKNGNGSSRSPSPRKGQPEDTLIKASAAPGRKEDSAVNTQNTSGSLDSVELVEKKIKEIPVIAERPEENKENKARENISTNQAQVLGDSQEVSEQPTVEKTKEDNHENKTEEETKTSFEEVMGAEKEADSVEVARDQCKTEVGRMSDDEAAKLIQSAFRAFEVRKWEPLKKLKQIADVREKVNEVRNHIQSLESSTDHNKDDKLRLLAGEKIMTLLLRLDSIQGLHSSVRDLRKSLVKELVTLQEKLDSLTRRWTEEKAEDLGTTESADCPSGQVSENISMEKESENASAALEESTENANDITALDQQCITHMVDSKDGEITELPFVEQGIDGKTENNSMEASHRTPRIEDGGQSTNLGYVIHLSSIPEHKFNADDVMEVNDLTKEEKPGVVEVNDQILVDINSEDDKLRSLPKADQVDAVGELEKEIGNNNGEKESNLPINTSSPDEAENLQCTQKDQEINLLEVLPVGVIDEELAISKIDEHLLEAEPNNGVEDEKEIDLFKELPAGVIDEHLLEAEPEIDLFKELPAGVIDEHLLEAEPNNGVEDEKEIDSFKELPAGVIDEHLLEAKSNNGVQDEKEVEISQEEVDDDDNKCTMFFKPEEIHSTIGEENNEDLQRHEDDSGVIPVDHMASSESEAGSEATQEKLVLFEEMKAAEQPVGSEEKEEAKLEKEMNILLQADAPWKPNVAKIGEDNKVVEENKKLNEMMEKLMEAGKDQLTVISNLTERVKELEEKLGKTKMSSKAGYRKVRYAPSYYKHGKIKRKANEVAM
- the LOC107900928 gene encoding BAG family molecular chaperone regulator 6 isoform X1, coding for MMPVSGYMDSNPHLRNQAPYPPHYFPGFEAVPPHFKADPSKSPLMYESWPCSGNCSRYPPVPYYGCCNHGDFPGYYSFRPSFPHFAPSPAFHHYPNYPAFPEPYPLCYTPPHYLNQQPRYEYDKDPRTNYHCCGCPNHLHNQKNDTSLKTEEQENDAKKKEGDSEAPIRPSSFPYPIMWFPPEYMKSKEHGKHNDRMEVSDSDKVPCARPSKSLKSTEQEPRVRNDWFPLDMNGWKSLMQGEGEKQSRNQHNQDNMTQFPVPIFWLPNSDRKQEDENRDKRRMITASDNLKQAPVKVEFIPGESSVNDVILDKPESDKEISQNKNAAETRGKTTSQKCVPIEVKEGKFEGTEKKGKDVKDVRVKRAEDTTKNELGTVAKRKSPSPSKTSKFSPVCLRVDPLPKKKNGNGSSRSPSPRKGQPEDTLIKASAAPGRKEDSAVNTQNTSGSLDSVELVEKKIKEIPVIAERPEENKENKARENISTNQAQVLGDSQEVSEQPTVEKTKEDNHENKTEEETKTSFEEVMGAEKEADSVEVARDQCKTEVGRMSDDEAAKLIQSAFRAFEVRKWEPLKKLKQIADVREKVNEVRNHIQSLESSTDHNKDDKLRLLAGEKIMTLLLRLDSIQTCSYSEMRVPVRMLIQSWFMFVVQGLHSSVRDLRKSLVKELVTLQEKLDSLTRRWTEEKAEDLGTTESADCPSGQVSENISMEKESENASAALEESTENANDITALDQQCITHMVDSKDGEITELPFVEQGIDGKTENNSMEASHRTPRIEDGGQSTNLGYVIHLSSIPEHKFNADDVMEVNDLTKEEKPGVVEVNDQILVDINSEDDKLRSLPKADQVDAVGELEKEIGNNNGEKESNLPINTSSPDEAENLQCTQKDQEINLLEVLPVGVIDEELAISKIDEHLLEAEPNNGVEDEKEIDLFKELPAGVIDEHLLEAEPEIDLFKELPAGVIDEHLLEAEPNNGVEDEKEIDSFKELPAGVIDEHLLEAKSNNGVQDEKEVEISQEEVDDDDNKCTMFFKPEEIHSTIGEENNEDLQRHEDDSGVIPVDHMASSESEAGSEATQEKLVLFEEMKAAEQPVGSEEKEEAKLEKEMNILLQADAPWKPNVAKIGEDNKVVEENKKLNEMMEKLMEAGKDQLTVISNLTERVKELEEKLGKTKMSSKAGYRKVRYAPSYYKHGKIKRKANEVAM